From Cytophagales bacterium, the proteins below share one genomic window:
- a CDS encoding amino acid adenylation domain-containing protein, translating into MEDLLLDLKKHNISIKLVGDDLKLTVPNDFHNKEIFEKIRRNKKDIIANLKSNSNEPTSDCITPCGSKPYYVLSSAQKRMYFLQSLNKHSVSYNIPVILQVKGRLSLEKFKTTSLKLIDRHESLRTSFQVIDGEVHQEIAQKIPFTVDYLEAEPSAVDSIIDQFIRPFDLSKSGLIRITLVRLSQEDHLLLLDMHHIITDGLSKDILIKDFMALYLGEELEPLSIQYKDYAEWLSQNGQHNKMSQRKSFWLNEFADNLNILQLPIDHPRTQTRSYTGSFREFSFDEKTTSHLWSLCKRERTTMSMLMLTFLNVLLSKLSNQEDVIVGIPVSGREQPELGGILGMFVNTLAMRNYPKGTNSFVDFLNDVKRRSLNCYKNQSYPYEELIEQLDLVRDINRNPLFDVMLSYQNFEEAELVLPGLTLSRYSYGAEPAKFDLSLIVTESKESLSLNFQYSTELFKEATIERFINYFKRIVNAVIEDPDQKLYSIDVLSKAEKHHLLHTFNDTTVAYPKDKTIVDFFEAQVEKTPDRVALVFKNKAFTYRELNQRANQLANYLLEMCAIVPNDLIGVQLDRSDRMIISILGALKSGGAYLPIDPTYPKERIDFIKRDSKAKVIVDQEVLALFEAQCSNYQTHNLKTSTSSSDLLYVIYTSGSTGNPKGCMLTHQSIINRIDWMWHKYGFESSDVILQKTTNTFDVSVWEIFMPLCWGTKMVLCEKEDTHTPTLITNLIRKHGVSCLHFVPSMLSAYIREEFGKEDLQEQLKSLRRVITSGEALPIETVQTWYKTLNIPIQNLYGPTEASIDVTSFEVSKSNEIIPIGKPINNTTTYILDQYHRLQPIGVPGEICLGGDGLAKGYLNRPDLTAEKFIAHPFQSGKRIYKTGDLGRWLPDGNIEFLGRIDDQVKIRGFRIELGEIENQLLTHDQIAESVVVVKQQDEDKYLVAYYVSPEEIDSSSLRGHQSEQLPDYMLPSFYVHLSEFPLTPNGKIDKKALPDPEVSASEDYLAPSTHTESQLVDIWSDVLKIEPNALSVTRSFFELGGHSLKAINLINQISQSLNSQLKLRDLFDHQSIQKLGSFIDQLDSSQHISIAPAIKKSHYPLSPAQRRMYFLYELDKHTQAYNMPQIVRLVGALDKERLEGAFNQLISRHESLRTSFEVIDGEVYQKITEASELKVEYLEAKESEIEAIAEQFIQPFDLSKPGQIRVTLARISSEEHVLMVDTHHIITDGVSNEILLKDFMNFYKKEACLSLPLQYKDYAKWLQGKEQQEIMSIHQTFWNDQYKNELNALELPTDYPRPQIKNHTGDFIGFTFSNATTNALKSLCQKEEKTMFMVLLSVFNVLLSKLSNQEDIVVGTPTAGRSHVATECIIGMFVNTLPLRNYPKGEMSFVQFLDDVKQRVLACFEHESYPYEQLVEDLAIPRETSRNPLFDVMFSFQNFEEVNLALPGLKLSQFSLPSYMSKFDLSWTAREVDDELEIGVTYSTELFKKATIERFIDYFKCIVDAVIEDPDQQLFEIDILSKSEKHHLLHTFNNTTVDYPKDRTIVDLFEAQSEKTPDQVAVVYQQQRLTYRELNHNANQLVSVLLQHTFQQKDRVAILADKSIEVITAMLAVLKAGMAYVPIDPQYPEKRIKHVLNDARVNIILTNIPVSLSISENRKIINLKDVAKSESPKLEKFDLPSSNIAYIMYTSGTSGNPKGVMITHKNVVRLVQNQSYTILNSTRRIILAGALSFDSSTFEIWGSLLNGGTLYIADKFTLLDPELFKKAMVNWEINSLFLTASLFNQYVNRQSDIFEKVNHVLIGGDVISMNHVERLRHKFPEIQISNVYGPTENTTFSTHYNVTDHDKLNLPIGKPINNTTTYILDQYHRLQPIGVPGEICLGGDGLAKGYLNRPDLTAEKFIAHPFQSGKRIYKTGDLGRWLPDGNIEFLGRIDDQVKIRGFRIELGEIENQLLTHDQIAESVVVVKHQEEDKHLIAYYLSPEEIDSSSLRNHQSEQLPDYMLPSFYVHLSEFPLTPNGKIDKKALPDPEVSASEEYLAPSTHTESQLVGIWSDVLKIEPNAISVSRSFFELGGHSLKAINLINQISQSLNSQLKLKDLFDHQSIQKLGSFIDQLDSSQHNSIAPATKKPHYPLSPAQRRMYFLYEFDKQSLAYNMPQMVRLVGVLDKERLEGAFNQLISRHESLRTSFEVIDGEVYQKITEALELKLEYLEAKESEIEAIAEQFIQPFDLSNPGQIRVTLARISSEEHALMVDTHHIITDGVSNEILLKDFMNFYKKEACLSLPLQYKDYAEWLQGMEQQEIMSIHQTFWNDQYINELNALELPTDYPRPQIKNHTGDFIGFTFSNATTNALKSLCQKEEKTMFMVLLSVFNVLLSKLSNQEDIVVGTPTAGRSHVATEGIIGMFVNTLPLRNYPKGEMSFVQFLDDVKQRVLACFEHESYPYEQLVEDLAIPRETSRNPLFDVMFSFQNFEEVKFALPGLKLNQFSHQSYTSKFDLSWTAREVDDELEIGVAYATDLFKEATIERFIDYFKRIVDAVIEDPDQQLFEIDILSKAEKHHLLHTFNNTTVDYPKDKTIVDLFEAQVEKTPDHIAVVYQQQRLTYRELNQKANQFASYLIKQGVSATNIVAVKIDRSAELIVGILAIMKASGTYLPIDASNPEKRTRQILQDSGAKLLVTTTNHEFTYDKDFSAIGIEQEEVQFESNDNVHLNIDPSNSAYIIYTSGSTGKPKGVIISHRSVVNLIYSQQHEFNLEADERILQFSNIAFDASVEQIWLALLNGSSLIMIDQQTINDEQAINTFIAQHHITHLHTTPSYLESIRLERHESLKRIIAGGDICNLRLAAKFKNHCAFYNEYGPTEATVTTTEYKYEKTWSKRTLSIGKPIHNTTIYLLDPYHRLQPIGVPGEICIGGDGLAKGYLNRPELTAEKFISHPYQSGKRIYKTGDLGRWLPDGNIEFLGRIDDQVKIRGFRIELGEIENQLLTHDQISESVVVIKNQDEDKYLIAYYVSPEEIDSSSLRRYQSEQLPDYMLPSFYVHLSELPLTPNGKIDKKAFPDPEVNASEDYVAPSTHTENRLVDIWSDVLKVEPTAISVTRSFFELGGHSLKVINLIYRIRESFKTDISLVDFFTTPTILGLQKIIDGNDHKSPDLTDEDIILLKEESQKSDHLFFIHDGSGDVQSYIELVKNITSLNCWGLRSPLLRQSHPEGIKIEDIAASYIGRIKAIQPEGPYRLAGWSIGGEIAYEMAVQLEKSGEIIELLSVIDSVFNNQQNVVYQDFSLSHEKKMFKQLLPATSDELADSKSVEQLWENCIDAAEKKQNYLQEFKDMIPDNILSTIPNFEKLTARQMISSLNTIRSFLAASVNHQASDSLLGQVAYFNAKSTAIDEKIIFNLSADKLHYFELQGDHFTILQDQSAKQISQVMNNLIKK; encoded by the coding sequence ATGGAAGATTTATTACTGGATCTTAAAAAGCACAATATTTCCATCAAATTAGTCGGCGACGATTTAAAGCTCACTGTTCCAAATGATTTTCATAATAAGGAAATTTTCGAGAAGATAAGACGCAATAAGAAAGACATTATAGCTAATCTCAAATCCAACTCAAACGAACCTACGAGTGACTGCATCACCCCTTGCGGAAGCAAGCCTTATTATGTCTTATCTTCAGCTCAGAAGAGAATGTATTTCTTACAGTCTCTCAACAAGCATTCAGTGTCCTACAACATTCCCGTAATCCTTCAGGTCAAAGGCAGATTAAGTTTGGAAAAATTCAAGACCACAAGCTTGAAACTCATAGATAGACACGAAAGCTTAAGAACAAGCTTTCAAGTGATCGATGGTGAAGTGCATCAAGAAATAGCTCAAAAAATACCCTTTACCGTTGACTATCTTGAAGCTGAGCCATCAGCAGTTGACTCAATCATCGATCAGTTTATTCGTCCCTTTGATTTAAGTAAATCGGGACTCATCAGGATTACTTTGGTTCGGCTATCGCAGGAAGATCATTTGTTGCTGTTAGACATGCATCACATTATTACTGATGGACTTTCCAAGGACATCCTAATTAAAGATTTTATGGCGCTCTATCTTGGGGAAGAGCTTGAGCCTCTGTCCATACAATACAAAGATTACGCAGAGTGGCTATCCCAAAATGGACAGCATAACAAAATGTCCCAGCGTAAGTCTTTCTGGTTAAATGAGTTTGCTGATAATTTAAATATCCTTCAACTGCCCATTGATCATCCCAGAACACAAACAAGGAGTTATACTGGAAGTTTCAGGGAGTTTTCTTTTGATGAGAAAACAACGTCCCATTTATGGTCTCTTTGCAAGAGAGAGAGGACAACCATGTCCATGCTTATGTTAACGTTTCTCAACGTGTTATTGAGTAAGCTAAGCAATCAGGAGGATGTAATTGTCGGAATACCTGTATCTGGCAGAGAACAACCCGAGCTAGGAGGAATTTTAGGGATGTTTGTCAATACACTCGCAATGCGGAATTATCCTAAAGGAACGAATAGTTTTGTCGATTTTTTAAATGACGTAAAACGCAGATCGTTAAATTGTTATAAAAATCAATCTTATCCATATGAGGAGTTAATTGAACAACTAGATTTAGTTCGTGACATCAACCGTAATCCTTTATTTGATGTCATGCTTTCCTATCAAAATTTTGAAGAGGCCGAGCTTGTACTCCCTGGATTAACGCTAAGCAGGTATTCCTATGGCGCTGAGCCTGCTAAGTTCGATTTGTCTTTGATTGTGACGGAATCCAAAGAATCATTGTCCTTGAATTTTCAATATTCGACGGAGTTGTTCAAAGAGGCGACTATAGAAAGGTTCATTAACTATTTCAAGCGTATTGTGAACGCAGTAATTGAAGATCCTGATCAGAAACTGTATAGCATAGACGTCCTCTCTAAAGCGGAGAAACACCATTTGCTGCATACCTTCAACGATACAACTGTAGCCTACCCGAAGGATAAAACAATTGTTGACTTTTTTGAAGCTCAGGTAGAAAAAACACCGGATCGGGTTGCACTTGTATTTAAAAACAAAGCATTTACCTACAGAGAACTTAACCAGCGCGCTAATCAGTTGGCTAATTATTTGCTGGAAATGTGCGCAATAGTACCCAATGATTTAATTGGCGTGCAATTGGATAGAAGTGATCGAATGATCATTTCGATTTTAGGTGCGTTGAAATCCGGAGGAGCTTATTTACCTATAGATCCTACCTACCCGAAGGAGCGCATTGATTTCATTAAAAGGGACAGCAAGGCCAAAGTTATAGTTGACCAGGAGGTGCTAGCATTATTCGAGGCGCAATGTTCAAACTACCAAACACACAACCTAAAAACGTCGACCAGCTCCTCTGACCTCTTGTACGTAATTTATACTTCAGGCAGTACGGGTAATCCAAAAGGGTGTATGCTCACACACCAAAGTATAATCAATCGAATCGATTGGATGTGGCATAAGTATGGATTTGAATCTTCAGATGTCATCCTTCAAAAAACAACCAATACATTTGATGTTTCAGTCTGGGAAATTTTTATGCCTCTCTGTTGGGGTACAAAAATGGTTCTCTGTGAAAAGGAAGACACGCATACGCCGACACTGATCACAAATTTGATTAGAAAGCATGGGGTATCATGTTTACATTTTGTGCCAAGCATGCTTTCTGCTTATATCAGAGAGGAGTTCGGAAAAGAAGATTTACAAGAGCAACTCAAAAGCTTACGACGGGTAATAACGAGTGGGGAAGCATTGCCCATAGAGACCGTTCAGACCTGGTACAAAACACTGAATATACCTATCCAAAACCTTTATGGTCCAACTGAAGCTTCTATAGATGTAACCTCCTTTGAAGTCTCAAAATCCAATGAAATAATACCTATTGGTAAACCTATCAATAACACCACGACGTACATTCTTGATCAGTATCATAGGCTGCAACCCATTGGTGTTCCGGGAGAGATTTGCCTTGGTGGGGATGGGTTGGCAAAAGGGTATTTGAATCGTCCCGACTTAACTGCGGAGAAATTTATTGCTCACCCTTTTCAATCTGGGAAACGGATTTATAAAACAGGGGACCTTGGCAGGTGGCTACCGGATGGTAACATAGAATTTCTGGGCCGTATCGATGATCAGGTAAAGATCAGAGGTTTCAGAATTGAGTTGGGGGAAATCGAAAATCAGTTATTGACTCATGATCAGATCGCGGAGTCTGTAGTTGTGGTGAAACAACAGGATGAAGATAAGTATTTGGTTGCTTACTATGTATCACCTGAGGAAATTGATAGTTCCAGTCTGAGAGGTCATCAATCTGAACAATTGCCAGATTACATGCTCCCCTCATTTTATGTTCACTTATCGGAATTTCCACTTACCCCAAATGGAAAAATAGACAAAAAGGCATTACCCGATCCTGAGGTTAGCGCATCGGAAGATTACTTAGCTCCTTCTACACATACGGAAAGCCAACTAGTGGATATTTGGTCAGACGTTTTAAAGATAGAGCCGAATGCCCTCAGTGTAACCCGTAGTTTCTTCGAACTAGGTGGACATTCTTTAAAAGCAATAAACCTGATCAATCAAATCTCCCAATCGCTCAATAGTCAACTCAAGCTTAGAGATTTATTTGATCATCAATCTATTCAGAAACTGGGGTCATTTATTGATCAATTGGATTCATCACAACACATTTCCATAGCCCCGGCAATAAAAAAATCTCATTACCCCTTATCTCCTGCGCAACGGAGAATGTACTTTTTGTATGAGCTCGATAAACACACTCAGGCCTATAACATGCCTCAGATCGTTCGGTTAGTTGGTGCTTTAGATAAAGAAAGACTAGAAGGAGCTTTTAATCAATTGATCTCCAGACATGAGAGCCTTCGAACCAGTTTTGAAGTGATCGATGGTGAAGTATATCAAAAGATAACGGAAGCATCGGAGTTAAAGGTTGAATATTTAGAAGCGAAGGAATCGGAAATTGAGGCGATCGCTGAACAATTTATTCAACCCTTTGACTTGAGTAAGCCAGGTCAGATAAGGGTTACTTTAGCTCGTATCTCTTCAGAAGAACACGTGCTGATGGTAGACACACATCACATTATCACTGATGGTGTGTCGAATGAGATCCTGCTCAAGGATTTCATGAACTTTTATAAAAAAGAAGCATGCTTATCGCTGCCTTTGCAATACAAAGATTATGCGAAGTGGCTCCAAGGTAAGGAGCAACAAGAGATCATGTCAATTCATCAGACTTTTTGGAATGATCAATACAAAAACGAGCTAAACGCACTTGAGCTACCCACTGACTACCCAAGGCCTCAGATAAAAAATCATACCGGCGATTTCATAGGCTTTACATTCAGTAATGCAACCACTAACGCGTTGAAATCGCTCTGCCAAAAAGAAGAGAAAACCATGTTTATGGTCTTGCTCTCTGTGTTCAATGTACTATTAAGTAAGTTGAGCAATCAGGAAGATATCGTAGTGGGCACACCAACAGCGGGCAGATCTCATGTAGCGACTGAATGTATCATCGGAATGTTTGTCAACACACTCCCACTACGAAACTATCCTAAAGGAGAAATGAGCTTTGTGCAGTTTCTCGACGATGTTAAACAGAGGGTTCTGGCCTGCTTCGAGCACGAGTCATACCCATATGAACAATTGGTCGAAGACCTGGCTATCCCTCGCGAAACCAGTAGAAACCCACTGTTTGACGTCATGTTCTCATTCCAGAACTTTGAAGAGGTCAATTTAGCGCTCCCAGGCCTTAAGCTGAGTCAATTTAGCCTCCCGAGCTATATGTCCAAATTTGACCTTTCATGGACAGCAAGAGAAGTCGATGACGAATTGGAAATAGGTGTGACATATTCCACTGAGTTGTTCAAAAAGGCGACTATTGAAAGGTTTATCGACTATTTCAAGTGTATTGTAGATGCAGTAATTGAAGATCCTGATCAGCAACTATTTGAAATAGACATCCTCTCAAAGTCAGAGAAACACCATTTGTTGCATACCTTTAATAATACAACTGTAGACTACCCAAAGGATAGGACAATTGTTGACTTGTTTGAAGCTCAGTCAGAAAAAACTCCAGATCAGGTAGCGGTGGTTTACCAGCAGCAACGACTTACCTACAGGGAGCTCAATCATAATGCAAACCAACTAGTCAGCGTATTACTTCAGCATACCTTTCAGCAAAAAGATCGTGTAGCAATTTTAGCTGATAAATCTATTGAAGTCATCACAGCTATGCTTGCAGTATTAAAAGCAGGCATGGCTTATGTACCTATTGATCCTCAATACCCAGAAAAGAGGATAAAACATGTATTGAATGACGCCAGGGTCAATATTATACTAACGAATATTCCTGTTTCACTGAGCATCTCAGAAAATCGCAAGATTATAAACCTGAAAGATGTCGCTAAAAGTGAATCACCAAAACTTGAAAAGTTTGATTTGCCCTCTAGCAACATAGCCTATATTATGTACACATCTGGCACTTCAGGAAACCCCAAAGGTGTCATGATTACCCACAAGAATGTAGTCAGACTTGTCCAAAACCAGAGTTATACTATTTTAAATTCAACCAGGAGGATTATACTCGCCGGAGCTTTATCATTCGACTCTTCTACTTTCGAAATTTGGGGGAGTTTGCTCAATGGAGGCACACTTTACATAGCAGATAAATTCACTTTACTTGATCCTGAGTTGTTTAAGAAAGCAATGGTTAATTGGGAAATTAACTCACTATTTTTAACGGCTTCACTTTTTAACCAATATGTAAACAGGCAATCGGACATTTTTGAAAAAGTAAATCATGTATTAATCGGAGGAGATGTAATCTCGATGAATCATGTGGAAAGATTAAGGCATAAGTTCCCTGAGATTCAAATATCAAATGTGTATGGGCCCACTGAGAATACAACTTTTTCAACACATTATAATGTGACTGATCATGATAAGTTGAATTTACCTATTGGTAAACCTATTAATAACACCACGACGTACATTCTTGATCAGTATCATAGGTTGCAACCCATTGGTGTTCCGGGAGAGATTTGCCTTGGTGGGGATGGGTTGGCAAAAGGGTATTTGAATCGTCCCGACTTAACTGCGGAGAAATTTATTGCTCACCCTTTTCAATCTGGAAAACGGATTTATAAAACAGGGGACCTTGGCAGGTGGCTACCAGATGGTAACATAGAATTTCTGGGCCGTATCGATGATCAGGTAAAGATCAGAGGTTTCAGAATTGAGTTAGGGGAAATCGAAAATCAGTTATTGACTCATGATCAGATCGCCGAGTCGGTAGTTGTGGTTAAACATCAGGAGGAAGATAAGCATTTGATTGCTTACTATCTATCACCTGAGGAAATTGATAGTTCCAGCCTGAGAAATCATCAGTCCGAACAATTGCCAGATTACATGCTCCCCTCATTTTATGTTCACTTATCAGAATTTCCACTCACCCCCAATGGGAAAATAGACAAAAAGGCATTACCTGATCCGGAGGTTAGCGCATCGGAAGAATACTTAGCTCCTTCTACTCATACGGAAAGCCAACTAGTGGGTATTTGGTCAGACGTTTTAAAGATAGAACCGAATGCCATCAGTGTAAGCCGTAGTTTCTTCGAATTAGGTGGGCATTCTTTAAAAGCAATAAACCTGATCAATCAAATCTCCCAATCGCTCAATAGTCAACTCAAGCTTAAAGATTTATTTGATCATCAATCTATTCAGAAACTGGGGTCATTTATTGATCAATTGGATTCATCACAACACAATTCAATAGCCCCGGCAACAAAAAAACCTCATTACCCCTTGTCTCCTGCGCAACGGAGAATGTACTTTTTGTATGAGTTCGATAAACAATCTCTGGCCTATAACATGCCTCAGATGGTTCGGTTAGTTGGTGTTTTGGATAAAGAAAGACTAGAAGGAGCTTTTAATCAATTGATCTCCAGACATGAAAGCCTTCGAACCAGTTTTGAAGTGATCGATGGTGAAGTATATCAAAAGATAACGGAAGCATTGGAGTTAAAGCTTGAATATCTAGAAGCGAAGGAATCGGAAATTGAGGCGATCGCTGAACAATTTATTCAACCCTTTGACTTGAGTAATCCAGGTCAGATAAGGGTTACTTTAGCTCGTATCTCTTCGGAAGAACACGCGCTGATGGTAGACACACATCACATTATCACTGATGGTGTGTCGAATGAGATCCTGCTCAAGGACTTCATGAACTTTTATAAAAAAGAAGCATGCTTATCACTGCCTTTGCAATACAAAGATTATGCTGAGTGGCTCCAAGGTATGGAGCAACAAGAGATCATGTCAATTCATCAGACTTTTTGGAATGATCAATACATAAACGAACTAAACGCACTTGAGCTACCCACTGACTACCCAAGGCCTCAGATTAAAAATCATACCGGCGATTTCATAGGCTTTACATTCAGTAATGCAACCACTAACGCGTTGAAATCGCTCTGCCAAAAAGAAGAGAAAACCATGTTTATGGTCTTGCTCTCTGTGTTCAATGTACTATTAAGTAAGTTGAGCAATCAGGAAGATATCGTAGTGGGCACACCAACGGCGGGCAGATCTCATGTAGCGACTGAAGGTATCATCGGAATGTTTGTCAACACGCTTCCACTACGAAACTATCCTAAAGGAGAAATGAGCTTTGTGCAGTTTCTAGACGATGTTAAACAGAGGGTTCTGGCCTGCTTCGAGCACGAGTCATACCCATATGAACAATTGGTAGAAGACCTGGCTATCCCTCGCGAAACCAGTAGAAATCCACTGTTTGACGTCATGTTCTCATTCCAGAACTTTGAAGAGGTCAAATTCGCGCTTCCAGGATTAAAGTTGAACCAATTTAGCCACCAGAGCTACACGTCGAAATTTGACCTATCATGGACGGCAAGAGAAGTCGATGACGAATTGGAAATAGGAGTGGCATATGCCACGGACTTGTTCAAAGAGGCGACTATCGAAAGATTTATCGACTATTTCAAGCGTATTGTGGACGCAGTAATTGAAGATCCTGATCAGCAGCTATTTGAAATAGACATTCTCTCAAAGGCAGAGAAACACCATTTGTTGCATACCTTCAATAATACAACTGTAGACTACCCAAAAGATAAGACAATTGTTGACTTGTTTGAAGCTCAGGTAGAAAAAACGCCGGATCACATAGCGGTGGTTTACCAGCAGCAACGACTTACCTACAGGGAGCTCAATCAAAAAGCAAATCAGTTCGCTTCGTACTTAATTAAACAAGGCGTTTCGGCAACAAATATTGTAGCCGTGAAAATTGATAGATCTGCGGAACTCATTGTCGGAATATTAGCCATCATGAAAGCCAGTGGCACTTATTTGCCGATAGACGCTTCCAATCCTGAAAAGAGAACGCGACAGATATTACAGGATAGTGGAGCAAAGTTACTCGTCACAACAACCAATCATGAATTCACTTACGACAAGGATTTTAGCGCAATTGGTATCGAACAAGAAGAGGTCCAGTTCGAAAGCAATGATAATGTTCACCTTAACATTGATCCTTCGAATTCAGCTTACATCATATATACGTCTGGGTCGACTGGAAAACCGAAGGGTGTAATCATTTCACACCGATCTGTAGTAAACTTGATTTACTCTCAGCAGCATGAGTTCAATCTTGAAGCAGATGAACGAATCTTACAATTTTCCAATATCGCCTTTGATGCTTCAGTAGAACAAATCTGGCTGGCGCTGTTGAATGGATCATCATTGATCATGATAGATCAACAGACCATCAATGATGAGCAAGCCATTAATACTTTTATCGCGCAACATCACATCACACACCTCCACACAACGCCTTCTTACCTGGAGAGCATTCGATTGGAGCGACATGAAAGCCTCAAAAGAATCATAGCGGGAGGTGATATTTGCAATCTACGATTAGCAGCTAAATTCAAGAACCATTGTGCGTTTTACAACGAATATGGGCCAACCGAAGCTACTGTTACTACTACTGAATACAAGTACGAAAAAACCTGGTCCAAACGCACACTATCCATTGGAAAACCTATCCATAACACGACAATATACCTACTTGATCCGTATCATAGGCTGCAACCCATAGGTGTTCCGGGAGAGATCTGCATTGGTGGAGACGGGTTGGCAAAAGGGTATTTGAATCGTCCTGAATTAACTGCGGAGAAGTTTATTTCCCACCCATATCAATCAGGAAAACGGATTTATAAGACCGGAGACCTTGGCAGGTGGCTACCTGATGGTAACATAGAATTTCTGGGTCGTATTGACGATCAGGTAAAGATCAGAGGTTTTAGAATCGAGTTAGGGGAAATCGAAAATCAGTTATTGACCCATGATCAGATATCCGAATCTGTAGTTGTGATTAAAAATCAGGATGAAGATAAGTATTTGATAGCCTACTATGTATCACCTGAGGAAATTGATAGTTCCAGCCTGAGACGTTATCAGTCTGAACAGTTGCCAGATTACATGCTCCCCTCATTTTATGTACACTTGTCAGAATTACCACTAACCCCAAATGGAAAAATAGACAAAAAGGCATTCCCTGATCCTGAGGTAAACGCATCGGAAGATTACGTAGCTCCCTCTACTCACACGGAAAACCGACTAGTGGATATTTGGTCAGACGTTTTGAAAGTAGAACCCACTGCCATCAGTGTAACCCGTAGCTTCTTTGAATTAGGTGGACATTCCCTCAAAGTCATTAATCTGATCTATCGCATTAGGGAATCATTTAAAACAGACATTTCACTAGTCGATTTTTTTACAACACCAACAATTCTTGGTCTTCAAAAAATAATTGATGGGAATGATCATAAATCACCTGATCTCACCGATGAGGATATCATTCTCTTAAAAGAAGAAAGTCAGAAATCAGATCATTTATTTTTTATCCATGATGGAAGCGGTGATGTTCAGTCCTACATTGAACTAGTAAAGAACATAACATCCTTAAACTGCTGGGGTTTAAGAAGCCCATTGCTAAGGCAATCTCACCCGGAAGGCATTAAAATAGAAGACATTGCTGCGTCCTACATAGGTAGAATAAAAGCGATTCAACCTGAAGGCCCCTACCGACTGGCAGGTTGGAGTATAGGAGGAGAGATAGCCTATGAAATGGCTGTACAACTTGAAAAATCAGGAGAGATTATTGAATTACTGTCCGTGATTGATTCTGTTTTCAATAACCAGCAAAATGTGGTCTATCAAGATTTTTCTCTAAGCCACGAAAAAAAGATGTTCAAGCAATTATTACCAGCCACATCGGATGAATTAGCTGATTCAAAGAGTGTGGAACAGCTTTGGGAAAATTGCATCGATGCGGCAGAAAAAAAGCAAAATTATTTGCAGGAATTTAAGGATATGATTCCTGATAATATCTTGTCTACGATCCCAAATTTTGAAAAACTTACCGCCAGGCAAATGATCTCATCTTTGAATACGATACGTTCTTTCCTTGCGGCTTCGGTCAATCATCAAGCATCAGACTCATTATTGGGGCAAGTGGCTTATTTTAATGCAAAGTCAACCGCCATTGATGAAAAAATAATTTTCAATTTATCGGCTGACAAATTGCATTACTTTGAATTGCAGGGTGATCATTTTACGATTTTACAAGACCAATCAGCAAAACAAATTTCACAGGTAATGAATAATCTCATCAAAAAATAG
- a CDS encoding LLM class flavin-dependent oxidoreductase, with amino-acid sequence MIDYGVLELGFYKVFKTDPIEVIQETINRAEYFEQLGFKRVWVSEHYGAGCAWQAPEIILTLLAGTTKKIRIGVAGVMLTISIPLQVSHNYKLLNSLFYDRIDLGFSKGRPPEKNIYESLLDGRSEVTDFHKTITDLGRIIRNSGAKSTIPIPPLDGPPPKLWMLAMNPGNLEYAYKNHLNCCFSLCHRLLSKDEETTLSEAIRTWKSRFEEKNLKISILIAVICSEDQSNTTDIEENRIFDFLKLNFTGNILEYRGFERELLTKYRVDEIVLANIFEESSEFLDTVSCCMKSAQSVL; translated from the coding sequence ATGATAGACTATGGAGTTCTTGAACTTGGTTTTTACAAAGTATTTAAAACTGATCCAATTGAAGTAATTCAAGAAACAATAAATAGAGCAGAGTACTTTGAACAATTAGGATTTAAGCGGGTTTGGGTGTCTGAACACTATGGAGCTGGTTGTGCCTGGCAAGCTCCGGAAATTATATTAACACTCCTGGCAGGAACAACCAAGAAGATAAGAATTGGTGTGGCCGGCGTAATGCTCACAATTAGTATACCTCTACAAGTATCACATAATTACAAACTTTTAAATAGCCTCTTTTATGATAGAATTGATTTAGGATTTTCCAAAGGAAGGCCACCTGAAAAAAACATTTATGAATCATTGCTGGATGGTAGAAGTGAAGTAACTGACTTCCATAAGACGATTACGGACTTAGGAAGGATTATTCGTAACAGCGGTGCGAAATCAACAATACCTATTCCACCTCTAGATGGCCCACCGCCAAAATTATGGATGCTGGCCATGAACCCTGGCAACCTGGAATACGCCTACAAAAATCACTTAAATTGCTGCTTTTCATTATGTCATAGATTGTTGTCGAAAGATGAAGAAACTACTCTTTCTGAGGCTATTAGGACATGGAAAAGTAGGTTTGAAGAGAAAAATCTCAAAATTTCAATTCTTATCGCAGTGATTTGTTCTGAGGATCAATCGAATACTACTGACATAGAAGAGAATCGGATTTTTGATTTTCTGAAATTGAATTTTACAGGTAACATACTAGAATACAGAGGTTTTGAGAGGGAATTGCTTACTAAGTATCGTGTGGATGAAATTGTATTGGCTAATATTTTTGAGGAATCATCAGAGTTTTTAGATACGGTTTCATGTTGTATGAAAAGTGCACAAAGTGTGCTGTAA